In Streptomyces thermolilacinus SPC6, a single genomic region encodes these proteins:
- a CDS encoding RNA polymerase sigma-70 factor translates to MDKVEEFEELRPLLFSIAYRILGSVSEAEDAVQETWLRFDGSSTVPTSVKAFLSTTVTRIAIDVLRSARVRRESYVGPWLPEPLLSDPYEDPERAAELADSVSMAALLLLERLSPLERSVFVLREVFAFGFDEIAAAVGRSEAACRQLLVRARRHMRAGRPRFEADRRERQELATRFFDALRDGDVKGLQGLLAADAQLVGDGGGKAPQLARTVVGADKVARLLGSAILKMVKVGVTFEPLEVNGQPGAVFRDRDGRVLHTLTLDVLDGEIRTVRSVINPDKLAHIGPVADAWALDREVRRVGREGS, encoded by the coding sequence GTGGACAAGGTCGAGGAGTTCGAGGAGCTGCGACCGCTGCTGTTCTCGATCGCCTACCGGATTCTGGGCAGCGTGAGCGAGGCCGAGGACGCGGTGCAGGAGACATGGCTGCGCTTCGACGGCTCCTCGACCGTGCCCACGTCGGTCAAGGCGTTCCTGTCCACCACGGTGACGCGGATCGCGATCGACGTGCTGCGCTCGGCGCGGGTGCGGCGGGAGAGCTATGTGGGCCCGTGGCTGCCGGAGCCGCTGCTGAGCGACCCGTACGAGGACCCGGAGCGGGCGGCGGAGCTGGCCGACTCCGTGTCGATGGCGGCGCTGCTGCTGCTGGAGCGGCTGAGCCCGCTGGAGCGGTCGGTGTTCGTGCTGCGGGAGGTGTTCGCCTTCGGGTTCGACGAGATCGCGGCGGCGGTGGGGCGTTCGGAGGCGGCCTGCCGCCAGTTGCTGGTGCGGGCGCGGCGGCACATGCGGGCGGGGCGGCCGAGGTTCGAAGCGGACCGCCGGGAGCGGCAGGAGCTGGCGACGCGGTTCTTCGACGCCCTGCGGGACGGCGACGTGAAGGGGCTTCAGGGCCTCCTGGCCGCCGACGCCCAGCTGGTCGGCGACGGTGGCGGGAAGGCCCCGCAGCTGGCCCGGACCGTCGTCGGCGCCGACAAGGTGGCCAGGCTGCTGGGCTCGGCCATCCTCAAGATGGTCAAGGTCGGCGTGACGTTCGAGCCGCTTGAGGTCAACGGCCAGCCCGGGGCGGTCTTCCGCGACCGGGACGGCAGGGTGCTGCACACCCTGACGCTCGATGTGCTCGACGGGGAGATCCGGACCGTCCGCTCGGTGATCAACCCCGACAAGCTCGCCCACATCGGTCCGGTCGCCGACGCGTGGGCCCTGGACCGCGAGGTGAGGCGGGTCGGCCGGGAGGGCTCCTGA
- a CDS encoding cytochrome P450, with the protein MEMVFDPWSPRFVADPYPAYAELREEGRVHWFAPTRQYLVPHHADVSALLRDRRLGRTYLHRFTHKEFGRTPPPPEHEPFTTLNGQGLLDLEGPDHTRIRRLVAKAFTPRTVERLEPVVRRLAAELVDGLVADGGGDLLTRVAEPLPVAVIAEMLGVPASDRPLLRPWSAAICGMFELNPDEETARRAVAASVEFSAYLRELIARRRKEPGDDLVSALIAAHDEGDRLTEQEMVSTCVLLLNAGHEATVGTTVNGWWTLFRHPEQLAALRSGAVPLSTAVEELLRYDTPLQMFERWVLDDIEIGGVTVERGSEVALLFGSANRDPARFARPDRLDLARTENPHVGFGAGIHYCLGAPLARLELTASFGELLRRAPGMRPAAEPEWRPGYVIRGLEGLPVTL; encoded by the coding sequence ATGGAAATGGTGTTCGACCCCTGGTCGCCCCGGTTCGTCGCCGACCCCTACCCCGCGTACGCGGAGCTGCGGGAGGAGGGGCGGGTGCACTGGTTCGCGCCCACCCGGCAGTACCTCGTCCCGCACCACGCCGACGTGTCCGCGCTGCTGCGGGACCGGCGGCTGGGGCGGACGTACCTCCACCGCTTCACGCACAAGGAGTTCGGCCGGACCCCGCCGCCCCCGGAGCACGAGCCGTTCACCACGCTCAACGGGCAAGGGCTGCTCGACCTGGAAGGGCCGGACCACACGCGCATCCGGCGGCTGGTGGCGAAGGCGTTCACGCCCCGCACGGTCGAGCGTCTCGAACCGGTCGTGCGCCGACTGGCGGCCGAGCTGGTGGACGGCCTCGTCGCGGACGGCGGCGGCGACCTCCTCACCCGGGTCGCCGAGCCCCTGCCCGTCGCGGTCATCGCGGAGATGCTCGGCGTACCTGCGTCCGACCGGCCCCTCCTGAGGCCCTGGTCGGCGGCGATCTGCGGGATGTTCGAGCTGAATCCGGACGAGGAGACCGCCCGACGCGCGGTGGCCGCGTCCGTGGAGTTCTCGGCGTATCTGCGCGAGCTGATCGCGCGGCGGCGGAAGGAGCCCGGCGACGACCTCGTGTCCGCGCTGATCGCCGCGCACGACGAGGGCGACCGGCTCACCGAGCAGGAGATGGTCTCCACCTGCGTACTGCTCCTCAACGCCGGCCACGAGGCGACCGTCGGCACGACCGTCAACGGCTGGTGGACCCTCTTCCGTCACCCGGAGCAGCTCGCCGCGCTGCGCTCCGGCGCCGTACCACTGTCCACAGCTGTGGAGGAACTGCTGCGCTACGACACCCCGCTCCAGATGTTCGAGCGCTGGGTGCTGGACGACATCGAGATCGGCGGGGTCACCGTGGAGCGCGGCTCGGAGGTGGCGCTGCTGTTCGGCTCCGCGAACCGGGACCCGGCCCGGTTCGCCCGCCCGGACCGCCTGGACCTGGCCCGTACGGAGAACCCGCACGTGGGTTTCGGCGCGGGCATCCACTACTGCCTGGGCGCGCCGCTGGCCCGGCTGGAGCTCACCGCGTCGTTCGGTGAGCTCCTGCGCCGGGCCCCGGGGATGCGCCCCGCCGCCGAGCCGGAGTGGCGGCCCGGCTATGTGATCCGGGGCCTGGAGGGCCTGCCGGTCACGCTGTAG
- a CDS encoding ABC transporter permease, giving the protein MSATVTTAAAPPTTAGGPRHLAGTGALLRLALRRDRVMLPVWVLVLGMVVVSGAGSIDALYPTAADRAQVATSMTANSSLRSLYGPVYGDSVGALVAWRFGVFASVLAAVMSLVIVVRHTREEEETGRQEMLSAAMVGRRAPLTAALLAALVANTALALVITAGLAGQGAGGALALGLAIGLTGMVFATMAAIVAQLTESARLAKGLTAGVLGAAFVLRAAGDAGDAEGGSLLTWLSPVGWAENVRAFAGDRWWVLLLSAAAVLVQGFVAYELTGRRDVGMSFLPARPGPAEGRLASAGALAWRLQRGGLAGWTAGFLVAGLVFGGMVEGAADLVGDNEQARQIFERMGGAQAISDTFLAALLGLFGMVASLYAVGSVLRLHGEETSQRAEPLLASPVGRLRWAAGHLVIAFAGPVLLMLTAGTGMYLSYGRDFGGVMGAAAVQLPGVWLLGALAVLLHGAFPKAAVAAWGVAGLAVAIGWIGPALDLPQAVLNLSPFGHLPKLPGADMAWQPVLVLAAGAAVLVAAGLAGLRRRDLVAS; this is encoded by the coding sequence GTGAGCGCGACCGTCACGACCGCCGCCGCCCCGCCCACGACGGCCGGCGGCCCGCGCCACCTGGCCGGTACGGGCGCGCTGCTGCGGCTCGCGCTGCGCCGCGACCGGGTGATGCTGCCCGTGTGGGTGCTGGTCCTCGGCATGGTCGTCGTCAGCGGCGCCGGGTCGATCGACGCCCTCTACCCGACGGCCGCCGACCGCGCCCAGGTCGCCACGTCGATGACCGCCAACAGCTCCCTGCGGTCCCTGTACGGGCCGGTCTACGGGGACTCGGTCGGCGCGCTCGTCGCCTGGCGGTTCGGGGTGTTCGCGTCGGTCCTCGCGGCCGTCATGAGCCTGGTCATCGTCGTCCGGCACACCCGCGAGGAGGAGGAGACCGGCCGCCAGGAGATGCTGTCGGCCGCCATGGTCGGGCGGCGGGCGCCGCTGACCGCCGCGCTGCTCGCCGCGCTGGTCGCCAACACCGCCCTGGCGCTGGTCATCACCGCCGGACTGGCCGGGCAGGGCGCGGGCGGCGCGCTCGCGCTGGGCCTGGCGATCGGGCTGACCGGCATGGTCTTCGCGACGATGGCGGCGATCGTGGCGCAGCTGACGGAGAGCGCCCGGCTCGCGAAGGGCCTCACGGCCGGGGTGCTGGGCGCCGCGTTCGTGCTGCGCGCGGCGGGCGACGCGGGTGACGCGGAGGGCGGCTCGCTCCTGACGTGGCTGTCGCCGGTCGGCTGGGCGGAGAACGTCCGGGCGTTCGCCGGGGACCGCTGGTGGGTGCTGCTGCTGTCGGCCGCCGCCGTGCTCGTACAGGGATTCGTCGCGTACGAGCTGACCGGGCGCCGCGATGTCGGGATGAGCTTCCTGCCCGCCCGGCCCGGTCCCGCCGAGGGGCGGCTCGCCTCGGCGGGCGCGCTGGCCTGGCGGCTCCAGCGGGGCGGGCTCGCCGGGTGGACGGCCGGGTTCCTGGTCGCGGGACTCGTGTTCGGCGGGATGGTCGAGGGCGCCGCCGACCTGGTCGGGGACAACGAGCAGGCGCGGCAGATCTTCGAGCGGATGGGCGGCGCGCAGGCCATCAGCGACACGTTCCTGGCCGCGCTGCTGGGCCTCTTCGGGATGGTCGCGTCGCTGTACGCGGTCGGGTCGGTGCTGCGGCTGCACGGTGAGGAGACCTCGCAGCGCGCCGAACCGCTGCTCGCGAGCCCGGTCGGGCGGCTGCGCTGGGCCGCCGGGCACCTGGTGATCGCGTTCGCCGGGCCGGTGCTGCTGATGCTCACGGCCGGGACCGGGATGTACCTCTCGTACGGGCGGGACTTCGGCGGCGTGATGGGCGCGGCGGCCGTGCAGCTGCCCGGCGTGTGGCTGCTGGGCGCGCTGGCGGTGCTGCTGCACGGGGCGTTCCCGAAGGCGGCCGTCGCCGCGTGGGGCGTGGCCGGGCTCGCGGTCGCGATCGGCTGGATCGGTCCGGCGCTGGACCTGCCGCAGGCCGTGCTGAACCTGTCGCCGTTCGGGCACCTGCCGAAGCTGCCGGGTGCCGACATGGCGTGGCAGCCGGTGCTGGTGCTGGCGGCCGGGGCGGCGGTGCTGGTCGCGGCGGGGCTCGCGGGGCTGCGGCGCCGGGACCTCGTCGCGTCCTGA
- a CDS encoding ABC transporter ATP-binding protein, with the protein MTNAIAVSGLHKSFGRTHALAGLDLNVAAGEVHGFLGPNGSGKSTTIRVLLGLLRADSGTTRLLGRDPWQDAVELHRRVAYVPGDVTLWRNLSGGEVIDLYGRLRGGLDKARRAELVERFELDPTKKGRTYSKGNRQKVALVAAFASDVDVLILDEPTSGLDPLMEGVFQTCVREERDRGRTVLLSSHILSEVESLCDRVSIIRKGRTVESGSLAELRHLTRTSVEAELAAPPNGLGGLPGVHDLRVEGARVRLQVDTDRLDAVLRSLTEAGVRSLTSAPPTLEELFLRHYEDEAVTR; encoded by the coding sequence ATGACGAACGCCATCGCCGTCAGCGGACTGCACAAGTCCTTCGGGCGCACCCACGCGCTCGCCGGCCTCGACCTGAACGTCGCCGCCGGCGAGGTCCACGGCTTCCTCGGGCCCAACGGCTCCGGGAAGTCCACCACCATCCGCGTCCTCCTCGGGCTGCTCCGCGCCGACTCCGGAACCACCCGGCTGCTCGGCCGCGACCCCTGGCAGGACGCCGTCGAGCTGCACCGCCGGGTGGCGTACGTGCCCGGCGACGTGACGCTCTGGCGCAACCTGTCCGGCGGCGAGGTGATCGACCTGTACGGCAGGCTGCGCGGCGGCCTCGACAAGGCGCGGCGCGCCGAACTGGTCGAGCGGTTCGAGCTGGACCCGACGAAGAAGGGCCGTACGTACTCCAAGGGCAACCGGCAGAAGGTCGCCCTCGTCGCGGCCTTCGCGTCCGACGTGGACGTGCTGATCCTGGACGAGCCGACCAGCGGCCTCGACCCGCTGATGGAGGGCGTCTTCCAGACGTGCGTGCGCGAGGAGCGCGACCGGGGCCGCACGGTCCTGCTGTCGTCGCACATCCTGAGCGAGGTGGAGAGCCTCTGCGACCGGGTGAGCATCATCCGCAAGGGCCGCACCGTCGAGTCCGGCTCGCTCGCCGAGCTGCGCCATCTGACCCGCACCAGCGTGGAGGCCGAGCTGGCCGCCCCGCCGAACGGGCTCGGGGGGCTGCCCGGCGTCCACGACCTGCGGGTCGAGGGCGCCCGCGTACGGCTCCAGGTGGACACGGACCGGCTCGACGCCGTGCTGCGCTCCCTCACCGAGGCGGGCGTACGGTCCCTGACCAGCGCGCCGCCCACCCTGGAGGAGCTGTTCCTGCGCCACTACGAGGACGAGGCGGTGACCCGGTGA
- a CDS encoding GbsR/MarR family transcriptional regulator, giving the protein MGTENRLAERDEEAVNRFVERFAGELTQAGMQRMASRVFAALLVSDSAAMTAAELGDQLRISPAAVSGAVRYLTQVNMIGRERDPGSRRERYVLHEGMWYEVFTRRDEVLSRWQKTLREGADTLGTDTAAGERLAETAEFFQFLHDELLQIMDRWRQRKEERPPSPA; this is encoded by the coding sequence ATGGGAACCGAGAACCGGCTCGCGGAGCGCGACGAGGAGGCGGTGAACCGCTTCGTCGAGCGTTTCGCCGGGGAGCTGACACAGGCCGGGATGCAGCGCATGGCGTCCAGGGTGTTCGCCGCGCTGCTCGTCTCCGACAGCGCCGCCATGACCGCCGCCGAACTGGGCGACCAGCTGCGCATCAGCCCGGCCGCCGTCTCGGGCGCGGTGCGCTACCTGACGCAGGTCAACATGATCGGCCGCGAGCGCGACCCGGGCTCCCGCCGCGAGCGGTACGTGCTCCACGAGGGCATGTGGTACGAGGTGTTCACCCGCCGCGACGAGGTCCTGAGCCGCTGGCAGAAGACCCTCCGCGAGGGCGCCGACACCCTCGGGACGGACACGGCGGCGGGGGAGCGGCTGGCGGAGACGGCGGAGTTCTTCCAGTTCCTCCACGACGAACTGCTCCAGATCATGGACCGCTGGCGGCAGCGCAAGGAGGAACGCCCCCCGAGCCCGGCCTGA
- a CDS encoding adenylosuccinate synthase, producing the protein MPALVLLGAQWGDEGKGKATDLLGGSVDYVVRYQGGNNAGHTVVVGDQKYALHLLPSGILSPGCTPVIGNGVVVDPAVLLSELSGLNERGVDTSKLLISGNAHLITPYNVTLDKVTERFLGKRKIGTTGRGIGPTYADKINRVGIRVQDLYDESILTQKVEAALEGKNQILAKLYNRRAIEAGQIVEEMLQYAEQIKPYVADTTLILNNALDEDKVVLFEGGQGTLLDVDHGTYPFVTSSNPTAGGACTGTGVGPTKISRVIGILKAYTTRVGAGPFPTELFDEDGEALRRIGGERGVTTGRDRRCGWFDAVIARYATRVNGLTDFFLTKLDVLTGWEQIPVCVAYEIDGRRVEELPYSQTDFHHAKPVYEYLPGWSEDISKAKTFADLPKNAQAYVKALEEMSGAPISAIGVGPGRTETIEINSFL; encoded by the coding sequence GTGCCCGCACTTGTGCTGCTCGGTGCTCAGTGGGGTGACGAGGGCAAGGGAAAGGCCACCGACCTCCTCGGTGGATCCGTCGACTACGTGGTGCGCTACCAGGGCGGTAACAACGCCGGTCACACGGTCGTCGTAGGCGACCAGAAGTACGCGCTGCATCTCCTTCCCTCCGGCATCCTCTCCCCCGGATGCACCCCCGTGATCGGAAACGGCGTCGTCGTCGACCCGGCCGTCCTGCTCTCCGAGCTGAGCGGGCTGAACGAGCGAGGCGTCGACACATCCAAGCTCCTGATCAGCGGGAACGCCCACCTGATCACGCCGTACAACGTCACGCTCGACAAGGTGACGGAACGGTTCCTCGGGAAGCGGAAGATCGGTACGACCGGCCGTGGCATCGGCCCGACGTACGCCGACAAGATCAACCGCGTCGGCATCCGCGTCCAGGACCTCTACGACGAGTCGATCCTCACCCAGAAGGTCGAGGCGGCGCTGGAGGGCAAGAACCAGATCCTGGCGAAGCTCTACAACCGGCGCGCGATCGAGGCCGGGCAGATCGTGGAGGAGATGCTCCAGTACGCGGAGCAGATCAAGCCGTACGTCGCCGACACGACGCTGATCCTCAACAACGCGCTCGACGAGGACAAGGTGGTCCTCTTCGAGGGCGGCCAGGGCACCCTGCTGGACGTGGACCACGGCACGTACCCGTTCGTGACCTCGTCGAACCCGACCGCGGGCGGCGCCTGCACCGGCACCGGCGTGGGCCCGACGAAGATCAGCCGGGTCATCGGCATCCTGAAGGCGTACACGACCCGCGTGGGCGCCGGTCCGTTCCCGACGGAGCTGTTCGACGAGGACGGCGAGGCGCTGCGGCGCATCGGCGGCGAGCGCGGCGTGACCACCGGGCGCGACCGGCGCTGCGGCTGGTTCGACGCGGTGATCGCCCGCTACGCGACGCGGGTGAACGGCCTGACGGACTTCTTCCTCACGAAGCTGGACGTCCTGACCGGCTGGGAGCAGATCCCGGTGTGCGTCGCGTACGAGATCGACGGCCGGCGCGTCGAGGAGCTGCCGTACTCGCAGACGGACTTCCACCACGCGAAGCCCGTGTACGAGTACCTGCCCGGCTGGTCGGAGGACATCTCCAAGGCGAAGACGTTCGCGGACCTGCCGAAGAACGCGCAGGCGTACGTGAAGGCGCTGGAGGAGATGTCGGGCGCGCCGATCTCCGCGATCGGTGTCGGCCCGGGCCGCACCGAGACCATCGAGATCAACTCCTTCCTCTGA
- a CDS encoding GNAT family N-acetyltransferase, which translates to MIRAAVPADVPVIHAMIRDLAEYEKALHEVRATEEHLREALFGERPAAYAHIAEDESGEPVGFALWFLNFSTWRGVHGIYLEDLYVRPEARGGGHGKALLRELARICVERGYERLEWSVLNWNTPSINFYKSLGARPQDEWTVYRLTDEALAELGRP; encoded by the coding sequence ATGATTCGTGCTGCTGTTCCGGCCGACGTGCCGGTCATTCACGCCATGATCCGCGACCTCGCCGAGTACGAGAAGGCCCTCCACGAGGTGCGGGCCACCGAGGAGCACCTGCGCGAGGCGCTGTTCGGGGAGCGGCCCGCGGCGTACGCGCACATCGCCGAGGACGAGAGCGGCGAGCCGGTCGGCTTCGCCCTGTGGTTCCTGAACTTCTCCACCTGGCGCGGTGTGCACGGCATCTACCTGGAGGACCTGTACGTACGCCCCGAGGCGCGCGGCGGCGGCCACGGCAAGGCGCTGCTGCGCGAACTCGCCCGGATCTGCGTGGAGCGCGGCTACGAGCGGCTGGAGTGGTCCGTACTGAACTGGAACACCCCGTCCATCAACTTCTACAAGTCCCTCGGCGCCCGCCCCCAGGACGAGTGGACCGTCTACCGCCTCACCGACGAGGCGCTGGCGGAGCTGGGCCGCCCGTAG
- a CDS encoding zinc-binding dehydrogenase — protein sequence MHAVRLHAFGPAENLTYEEVPDPVPGPGQVRVAVAAAGVHLLDTALREGMPGPFGGPADLPTVPGREVAGTVDALGEGADPGWLGRRVVAHLGTGPGGYAELAVTDAARLHAIPPALDEAEAVAMIGTGRTAMGIVQFTDLGPDDVVIVPAAAGGIGTLLVQYARNAGATVVGLAGGPAKTELVRALGADAAIDYTRASPRPDWPSETRAFLGERRATVVYDSVGGDAGREAVGLLGKGGRHIVFGWSSQGVRDGEPLTFTDEELARRGITSEQVLGRAMLDRAGGDVRVLETRALAEAAAGRLRPAVHLFPLREAARAHRALESRGTTGKVVLVP from the coding sequence ATGCACGCCGTCCGCCTGCACGCCTTCGGTCCCGCCGAGAACCTGACGTACGAGGAGGTCCCCGACCCGGTGCCGGGTCCCGGCCAGGTCCGTGTCGCCGTCGCCGCCGCGGGGGTGCACCTGCTGGACACGGCGCTGCGGGAGGGCATGCCCGGCCCGTTCGGCGGCCCGGCCGACCTGCCGACCGTCCCCGGCCGGGAGGTCGCCGGCACGGTGGACGCGCTCGGCGAGGGCGCCGACCCGGGCTGGCTGGGCCGTCGCGTCGTCGCCCACCTGGGCACCGGCCCCGGCGGCTACGCCGAGCTGGCCGTCACCGACGCGGCCCGCCTCCACGCGATCCCGCCCGCCCTCGACGAGGCCGAGGCGGTCGCGATGATCGGCACCGGGCGCACGGCGATGGGGATCGTCCAGTTCACCGACCTGGGCCCGGACGACGTCGTGATCGTCCCGGCGGCGGCGGGCGGCATCGGCACGCTGCTCGTGCAGTACGCGAGGAACGCGGGCGCCACGGTCGTCGGCCTCGCGGGCGGCCCGGCGAAGACGGAGCTGGTGCGCGCCCTGGGCGCCGACGCGGCGATCGACTACACCCGCGCCTCCCCCCGCCCCGACTGGCCGTCGGAGACCCGCGCGTTCCTCGGGGAGCGGCGGGCGACGGTCGTGTACGACTCCGTGGGCGGCGACGCGGGGCGCGAGGCGGTCGGCCTGCTCGGCAAGGGCGGGCGGCACATCGTCTTCGGGTGGTCCAGCCAGGGCGTACGGGACGGGGAGCCGCTCACGTTCACGGACGAGGAGCTGGCCCGGCGGGGCATCACCTCGGAGCAGGTGCTGGGCCGGGCGATGCTGGACCGGGCGGGCGGCGACGTGCGGGTCCTGGAGACCCGCGCCCTGGCGGAGGCGGCGGCGGGCCGCCTCCGCCCGGCCGTCCACCTCTTCCCGCTCCGGGAGGCCGCCCGGGCCCACCGCGCCCTGGAGTCCCGCGGCACCACGGGCAAGGTGGTCCTGGTCCCGTGA
- a CDS encoding FAD-dependent oxidoreductase, with the protein MTSTIPSARRRVTVVGGGLAGLTAAITAAEAGARVTLYESHRTLGGRARTAEGPYRTNEGPHALYRRGPHWAWLKERGLLGPMARVPVREAARFRFHHGGALRLLPPLGVLRLARLAPAEAPVDVDFLTWATDRAGPAEARAAAHYSAVALYHHDPGALSARFVQERLYRAAAVPPEAQYPRGGWGEVVERMAAHAWNLGVRVEVGARLETLPDAPGGPVIVATSLNAARRLLNDPTLTWESGRTALIDLAVRTRRGDAFAVSDLDAPGWLERFTAQDAGLAPAGRELLQGQFPVAPGEPRAVGIARAERLLDLGYPGWRDRVEWRRDALSQGRTGAVDRPGTTWRDRPSIVRGDGLFLAGDAVAAPGLLAEVAFASGRTAATLAVEALAAPRSATGLDLNHA; encoded by the coding sequence ATGACGAGCACCATCCCGTCCGCCCGGCGTCGTGTCACCGTCGTCGGTGGCGGCCTCGCCGGGCTGACGGCCGCCATCACCGCCGCCGAGGCGGGTGCCCGCGTCACCCTGTACGAGTCCCACCGCACGCTCGGCGGCCGCGCCCGCACCGCCGAGGGCCCGTACCGGACCAACGAGGGACCGCACGCGCTGTACCGCCGGGGCCCGCACTGGGCGTGGCTGAAGGAGCGCGGGCTGCTCGGGCCGATGGCGCGGGTCCCGGTCCGGGAGGCCGCGCGGTTCCGGTTCCACCACGGCGGCGCGCTGCGCCTCCTCCCGCCGCTCGGCGTGCTGCGCCTGGCCCGGCTGGCCCCGGCCGAGGCGCCGGTGGACGTGGACTTCCTGACGTGGGCCACCGACCGGGCCGGTCCGGCCGAGGCCCGCGCCGCCGCGCACTACAGCGCGGTCGCCCTGTACCACCACGACCCGGGCGCCCTGTCGGCCCGCTTCGTCCAGGAGCGGCTGTACCGGGCCGCCGCCGTGCCGCCCGAGGCCCAGTACCCGCGCGGCGGCTGGGGCGAGGTCGTGGAGCGGATGGCCGCGCACGCCTGGAACCTGGGCGTGCGCGTCGAGGTCGGCGCCCGGCTGGAGACCCTGCCGGACGCTCCCGGCGGGCCCGTGATCGTCGCGACGTCCCTGAACGCGGCGCGGCGGCTGCTCAATGACCCGACGCTCACCTGGGAGAGCGGCCGCACGGCACTGATCGACCTGGCGGTGCGCACCCGGCGGGGCGACGCGTTCGCCGTGTCGGACCTGGACGCGCCGGGGTGGCTGGAGCGGTTCACCGCCCAGGACGCGGGCCTGGCCCCGGCGGGGCGGGAGCTGCTCCAGGGCCAGTTCCCGGTGGCGCCCGGTGAGCCGCGGGCGGTGGGGATCGCGCGGGCCGAGCGGCTCCTGGACCTGGGGTACCCGGGGTGGCGCGACCGTGTGGAGTGGCGGCGCGACGCGCTGTCCCAGGGCCGTACGGGCGCGGTCGACCGGCCCGGTACGACGTGGCGGGACCGGCCGTCGATCGTGCGGGGCGACGGGCTGTTCCTGGCGGGCGACGCGGTGGCGGCGCCGGGCCTGCTCGCGGAGGTGGCGTTCGCCAGCGGCCGTACGGCGGCGACGCTGGCGGTCGAGGCGCTGGCCGCACCGCGGTCCGCCACGGGCCTTGACCTCAACCATGCTTGA
- a CDS encoding response regulator: MTYEPSGPPEPSAPRTIRVLLCDDHAVVRAGLLALLGSEPGIEVVGEAGSGEEAVARAARLRPDVVLMDLQLGPGMDGVAATRRIASPDVRVLVLTTYDTDADITRAIDAGATGYLLKAERPEELFAAIRAAAQGRTALSAPVAGRVMDRVRGAAGPTLTARERDILGQLARGLGNREIARALFISEATVKTHLGRIYTKLGVDTRAGAVAVAKEQRLLP, translated from the coding sequence ATGACGTACGAGCCTTCCGGTCCGCCCGAGCCGTCCGCGCCCCGGACGATCCGGGTCCTCCTCTGCGACGACCACGCCGTCGTACGCGCCGGACTGCTGGCCCTGCTGGGCAGCGAACCGGGCATCGAGGTCGTCGGAGAGGCGGGCAGCGGTGAGGAGGCCGTCGCGCGGGCGGCGCGGCTGCGGCCCGACGTGGTGCTGATGGACCTCCAGCTGGGGCCCGGCATGGACGGCGTGGCCGCCACCCGCCGTATCGCGTCGCCCGACGTGCGGGTCCTCGTCCTCACCACGTACGACACGGACGCCGACATCACCCGCGCCATCGACGCGGGCGCGACCGGGTACCTGCTCAAGGCCGAGCGGCCCGAGGAGCTGTTCGCCGCGATCCGCGCCGCCGCCCAGGGGCGTACGGCCCTGTCCGCACCGGTCGCGGGCCGCGTCATGGACCGGGTGCGCGGCGCGGCGGGCCCGACGCTGACCGCCCGCGAACGGGACATCCTGGGCCAGCTGGCGCGCGGCCTCGGCAACCGGGAGATCGCCCGCGCCCTCTTCATCAGCGAGGCCACGGTGAAGACCCATCTGGGCCGGATCTACACGAAGCTGGGCGTGGACACGCGCGCGGGCGCGGTGGCGGTCGCCAAGGAGCAGCGCCTCCTGCCGTGA